In Rubripirellula amarantea, a single genomic region encodes these proteins:
- a CDS encoding DUF4832 domain-containing protein: MNALRGFTFCAFAGLLLIASASAQTYMLQPAPSRVDNPLKGLVPYSRPHEDRFPHSMEFMYLALSDLMIQEHQFDWKPLETLLDDISSRGKQAVIRIYMEYPGKSKGIPEYLVRDGLTVHEYVNENTAPLPPAKIITPDYEDPRLRKAIQNFIAAFGKKYDGDARLGYITAGLLGTWGEWHTYPRNDLWASKTTQEVVLDAYEKAFQQTPVLLRYPAGPDHGYQANNASRPFGYHDDSFAWATLDTGKPQDNWYYMPALIAAGESARNKWQTQPIGGEIRPEVWGKVFDEPTQWVPGTQDFHECVTQTHATWLMDTGMFREVPSPERRRRAEDEVRRMGYDFYVRQANFEPSGSAFKMTLELVNQGVAPFYMNWPTEVAMVQDGKIVHQSVAENLSMKGRLPGQHTLVENVDTNELRGKHTVLIRVANPLANGKSLGFANANQDTTQAGWLTLGEVELN; encoded by the coding sequence GTGAACGCTCTACGTGGTTTTACATTCTGTGCCTTCGCCGGATTATTACTCATTGCTTCGGCGTCGGCTCAAACCTACATGCTGCAGCCGGCACCAAGCCGCGTCGACAATCCATTGAAAGGCTTGGTGCCTTACTCGCGTCCCCACGAGGACCGGTTTCCACATAGCATGGAATTCATGTACCTCGCTCTATCGGACTTAATGATCCAGGAGCATCAGTTTGACTGGAAGCCGCTCGAAACCTTGCTGGATGATATTTCTTCGCGAGGCAAACAAGCCGTCATTCGGATCTACATGGAATACCCTGGCAAGAGCAAAGGTATTCCCGAGTACTTGGTGCGCGATGGCTTAACCGTTCACGAGTACGTCAACGAGAATACGGCACCGCTTCCGCCAGCGAAAATCATCACGCCTGACTACGAAGACCCGCGCTTGCGCAAGGCAATCCAGAACTTCATTGCCGCCTTTGGAAAGAAGTACGACGGAGATGCGAGATTGGGCTACATCACCGCAGGACTGCTGGGCACGTGGGGCGAATGGCATACTTACCCTCGCAACGATCTGTGGGCTAGCAAAACGACCCAAGAAGTTGTTTTGGATGCCTACGAAAAAGCTTTCCAGCAAACACCGGTGTTGTTGCGTTACCCGGCGGGCCCCGACCATGGTTATCAAGCCAACAACGCTTCCCGACCGTTTGGCTATCATGATGATTCGTTTGCTTGGGCAACCTTAGACACCGGTAAACCTCAAGACAATTGGTACTACATGCCAGCCCTGATTGCTGCGGGCGAGTCAGCGAGGAACAAATGGCAAACCCAACCCATTGGCGGTGAAATTCGACCTGAAGTTTGGGGCAAGGTCTTTGATGAACCAACTCAGTGGGTGCCAGGGACGCAAGATTTCCATGAATGTGTCACGCAAACCCATGCAACTTGGTTGATGGACACAGGAATGTTTCGCGAAGTGCCCTCGCCGGAGAGACGACGGCGAGCTGAAGATGAAGTTCGACGCATGGGGTATGACTTCTATGTTCGCCAGGCAAATTTTGAACCGTCTGGATCGGCATTCAAGATGACCCTAGAACTGGTTAACCAAGGCGTCGCACCGTTCTACATGAACTGGCCGACCGAAGTTGCGATGGTTCAGGACGGCAAGATCGTTCACCAGAGCGTTGCCGAAAACCTTTCCATGAAAGGACGTTTACCGGGCCAACATACTCTCGTCGAAAACGTCGACACGAATGAATTACGGGGCAAACATACCGTCCTAATTCGAGTTGCCAATCCGCTTGCCAATGGCAAATCGCTGGGGTTTGCCAACGCCAATCAAGACACCACGCAAGCAGGCTGGCTCACGCTAGGCGAAGTCGAACTGAACTAG
- a CDS encoding PVC-type heme-binding CxxCH protein — translation MNKLNQILLTPVLLAAGLALITLGNSFAEEARNTLPKKQHRSSDAPFLSPEQAVDKMSIPDGFKVSVFAAEPDIAEPIAFCFDERGRVWVAENFNYQTRGKHSTEPISRIQILEDTDGDGVFDKKKTFADNLTFTSGIACGFGGVFVGSPPNLSFIPDADGDDRPDGPPQPLLDGWGMNDRHETLNSFIWGPDGWLYGCHGVFTQSRVGHVGDKDSNRQFIDGGIWRYHPIRKTFEIFARGLSNPWGFDFDDHGQSFATCCVIPHLFHIVQGGVYHKQSLPHVNPHIYEDIKTIRDHTHLSAHGGARFYLADAFPPTYRNRLFMCNIHEHAVLTDVMVPKGSSFIGKHGDDFLPTNDLAWVGFSVEIGPEGGVYILDWHDTDVCGNAINFPNSGRIYRIMPSGASASVTPNLAKMSDLELVELQQHSNDWYVRQSRTLLQARAAAGELDRVAVHAQLEKLFQAADQSPQRLRALWSLHVTEGIAQEGLVSLLSHDDPFVRAWAIQFLFDQSSINAFQMPSSGESPIVDSPIVDSKTLQTLADMAKHDSSPIVRLYLASALQRIPFADRWPLLEGLVSHDEDVSDHNLPQMIWFGLEPMVPHHPSESLQLVVNGKLPKLQEFVARRIATGDEVVTRIRSSKKSQSKGSKAKQTQSTESQQMVHRIAPGFHARDVGEGGIVYHSEFRNKTAIQTHPLDKNTPSSLRQRLQIPRDKTTRLSLRVSHHPHGDWQLRVLASGELLAETIVGPQTVGENEWLELEVDLTKFAGQSIDLNLENSPNDWNCEWAYWNRVAIISH, via the coding sequence GTGAATAAGTTGAATCAAATTCTTCTAACGCCAGTCTTGCTCGCGGCCGGACTGGCCCTGATCACGCTTGGAAATAGCTTCGCCGAAGAGGCTAGAAACACGCTGCCTAAGAAGCAACATCGTTCCAGCGACGCGCCTTTCCTGAGCCCCGAGCAGGCGGTCGACAAAATGTCGATTCCAGACGGCTTTAAGGTTTCTGTTTTTGCAGCCGAACCCGATATCGCCGAACCGATTGCATTTTGTTTCGACGAACGAGGTCGGGTTTGGGTTGCTGAAAACTTTAACTACCAAACCCGAGGCAAACATTCCACCGAACCCATCAGCCGCATTCAAATCCTCGAAGACACCGATGGCGATGGAGTGTTCGACAAGAAGAAAACATTCGCAGACAACTTAACGTTCACGTCAGGCATTGCTTGTGGATTCGGAGGAGTATTCGTTGGCTCGCCACCGAACCTAAGTTTCATCCCGGACGCCGATGGCGATGACCGACCCGATGGCCCGCCGCAGCCGCTGCTTGATGGTTGGGGCATGAACGACCGGCACGAAACGTTGAACAGTTTTATCTGGGGTCCCGATGGCTGGCTCTACGGTTGCCACGGTGTTTTCACCCAGTCTCGCGTCGGCCACGTTGGTGACAAGGATTCAAATCGACAATTCATCGACGGAGGCATTTGGCGTTACCATCCGATTCGCAAAACCTTTGAGATTTTCGCACGAGGACTATCAAACCCTTGGGGGTTTGACTTCGACGACCACGGCCAAAGCTTCGCCACCTGCTGCGTTATTCCGCACCTGTTTCATATCGTCCAAGGCGGTGTGTATCACAAGCAAAGCCTTCCGCACGTGAATCCGCACATCTACGAAGACATCAAGACCATCCGCGACCACACGCATTTGTCGGCGCACGGCGGAGCTCGCTTCTATTTAGCCGATGCGTTCCCGCCGACGTATCGCAACCGGTTGTTCATGTGCAACATACACGAGCATGCTGTGTTGACTGACGTGATGGTCCCAAAGGGGTCTAGCTTCATCGGAAAACATGGCGACGACTTTTTGCCTACCAACGATTTGGCATGGGTCGGCTTCAGCGTCGAAATCGGCCCCGAAGGCGGTGTCTATATCTTGGACTGGCACGATACGGATGTGTGCGGAAACGCGATCAACTTTCCCAACAGCGGTCGCATTTATCGCATCATGCCAAGCGGTGCATCCGCTTCGGTTACACCGAATCTTGCCAAGATGTCCGACTTAGAGCTCGTGGAACTTCAACAACATTCAAACGATTGGTATGTCCGCCAATCACGAACATTATTGCAAGCTCGGGCAGCAGCCGGTGAACTCGATCGAGTCGCCGTTCACGCTCAATTGGAAAAGCTCTTCCAAGCGGCTGATCAATCTCCTCAACGGCTTCGGGCACTTTGGTCGCTCCACGTGACCGAAGGAATCGCCCAAGAGGGGCTGGTTTCTCTGTTATCGCACGATGATCCTTTCGTGCGAGCCTGGGCAATCCAATTTCTTTTTGACCAATCGTCGATCAACGCCTTTCAAATGCCAAGCTCCGGCGAATCCCCAATCGTCGACTCCCCAATCGTCGACTCCAAGACCCTCCAAACCCTAGCCGACATGGCGAAGCACGATTCATCACCAATCGTGCGGCTATACCTTGCCTCGGCCTTGCAACGAATACCGTTTGCCGATCGCTGGCCCCTCTTGGAAGGTTTGGTTTCTCACGATGAAGACGTCTCTGACCACAACCTTCCTCAAATGATTTGGTTTGGCCTCGAACCAATGGTTCCCCATCATCCAAGCGAGTCATTGCAACTCGTTGTCAACGGAAAGCTTCCTAAGCTGCAAGAGTTTGTGGCGAGGCGGATCGCTACGGGAGACGAGGTCGTTACCAGAATTCGCTCATCCAAGAAAAGTCAGTCGAAAGGAAGCAAGGCGAAGCAGACTCAGTCGACCGAATCGCAACAAATGGTTCATAGAATCGCACCAGGGTTTCACGCACGCGATGTCGGCGAAGGAGGGATCGTTTATCACTCGGAATTTCGAAACAAAACCGCCATCCAAACCCATCCGCTTGATAAAAACACACCCAGCAGTTTGCGGCAGCGTTTGCAAATTCCCCGCGATAAAACAACTCGGCTAAGCTTGCGGGTCAGCCATCATCCTCACGGTGATTGGCAATTGCGAGTGTTAGCCTCAGGCGAACTGTTAGCCGAAACTATCGTGGGGCCTCAAACCGTAGGCGAAAATGAATGGCTTGAACTTGAAGTCGACCTGACAAAGTTCGCTGGCCAAAGCATTGATCTGAACCTCGAAAATTCTCCCAACGACTGGAATTGCGAGTGGGCGTACTGGAATCGAGTTGCGATCATTAGCCACTAA